TTGAATAGTCATTAGAATATGTGGTTAAAAAGAATAGGAGACAGGTGAAATAATCACCTGCCTCCTATTCTTTTGAAGTATTACCCTGTCGGATTACTTGGACAACACGATTGCTACTTGTACTTACGTGTAATGGTATGCCACTTTGAAAGCATTTGTAGTTTGTTTATTCTGGTGAGTATATGGCAAGCCTGAACGGTATCAATTGAAACGATTCATGTACTTGTTTTATTGACACTTGGAGAAACTATGTATATAATGAAAATATTAACATAATTATGCATTTAATGCTTAAGCAAGGAGGCTCATATGAGTAAAACAATGAAAAGAATTGCAGTATTGTTAATTACAACGTTGATTGCTCCGGCAATCGTATCCTTTATTCCGAGTGTTAAAAGCTTAACAGTAGCAGAGGTTAAAGCAGCTGAAGCAAAATCAAAGTTGATTAAAACTTCAGCAACCATTGGCATTCAAAGTTCACCGGAGTATATCAGTATTGAAAATTACAATGAAAACGCAAAATATACCTTCTCATCTGCTGATAAAAAGATAGCTACTGTTAATGAGTATGGTATGGTAAGGGGTATTGCGAAGGGTAAAACAAAAATCAAGGTAACCGAAACACTTGGCGGTGAAAAAAAAGAAATTGGTACACTTTCAGTAAATGTTGTTAATGCTAAGATAGACCCTAAGGAAGTTGAAATTGGATTAAATGGATATGGTTATGTGCCCATTGCTTACATTAATTATGAAGCAAAGTATTCCTTAAAATCTGCAGACTCTAAAATCGTAGCCATTAATGAATATGGTACCCTTGAAGGTAAAAAGTTAGGAAAAACAACGGTTAGTGTAACTGAAACATATAAGGGAAAGACAAGAAAGTTAGGCTCCTGTACTATAAAAGTAATCAACTCAAGACTGGCTACTAAGCAGACTGAAATTCCTGTAGCGGGTACTACATACTGTGATTTACTGGTAGACTGTATAAATTCTAAGGCAACCTATACCTGTAAGTCCTCAGATAAGTCCATTGTATCAGTTGATGAATATGGTAATATATTTGGACTAAAGGAAGGTACCGCTGATGTCACCATTTCAGAGACCTATAATAAGAAAACTCGTAAATTAGGAACTGTTAAAGTGAAGGTAGTAGGTTCCTCTATTGAAGCCGAATATAGCAATATTGAGTTGGGTGTGAATAGTTCTACGTCATTAACCGATATTGTGTATATTAAAAACTATATATGGGAAGCTTATTATAGCTGTGAATCTGAAGATGAAAGTATTGTAAAGGTAGAAGAAGTAGAGTCTGATTGGGGTTCAAAATACACTAATCTCATTGGTAAAGCACTTGGCTCCACGAAGCTTACTATATATGAGAATTATAATGGTACTAAGAGAAAGGTTGGAACTGTTACTGTAACGGTTAAAGATTTCCCGGTAACCGGCCTTGAGTTATACACATATGATTTTCTAGAGGTGGATGGTAAATATACCAGAAAATACTATCTTGGTGAAGATTATAAATCAGATTCCTTAAGATACTATATTAATCTGAGCCCTTATAATGCTACGACGCCGGTGACCTATGAAACCAGTGATGAGACTATTGTAAAGGTAGATGAGACTGGTGTAGTAACTCCGGTAAAAGAAGGTAAGGCAACTATTACTATCACCTGTGGAAGCTATAGTGTATCATTTGTAGCAGAGATCACGACTTATAGTGATACTCTTGATGAAGCAGATTGGTAAGATGTATTTCACGTGTCATGTCAATTAATATAGATAAATTCAGTATGTGAATTGGTGTGAATGTGTGTAATGATATTAACATGAAGGGGAGGTTTCATAATACATTCTCGGGGGCAATGACTTACCTCACACTCAGTCAGAAGGACATATTACTGATTTTATATATCTCATACGAATCTAAAGCTTTGCATACGAACATAAATATTCGCCAGATTCATATAAAATGCAGCAATATGTTCTTCTGACAGTGCATTATGGTAAGTAATTATCCACGCTGATATATTATGATGCATCCCCTTTTTTCCAGGAATAATGATTATCATAGAAGATGAAATATGAGAATGGTATTTTGAATTCCATGTAATATGCAGGAGGAGACCGGATGAGACAGAAAAAGCAAAAGAAGGAATTTAATGATTTATTAATTCCAATTATTATCATACTTGCTGTATTACCATTTGTTACTCGATTGATTATATATCAATCAGGGCTCTCACAATACACCTGGTTCTCCGATAATGACGCTATCACAGATTTTTTTAGCTATTACAAAAGCTATGTATTTATTCTGATTAGTATATTATGTACAATCGTATCTGCAATCTATATATTGTTACATAAAAAAGATGGCAAAGAATATAAACCATTTGTTCTGATCGGAATCTATATTCTATTGGCAATCCTGTCCACCATATTTTCCGTTGATCGTAAGCTCTCAATTCTCGGCGGAATATCTCATTTTGAGAATGTGTTTGTTATAATCGGGTATGCAGCCATGCTATTTTATACCTACTGTATTAATAAATCGGAGCAGGATTACAGGATTATTCTTAAGGCAATTATTACTTCCTCTGTTCTTTTATGCATCATTGGATTTATGCAGATGTTTGGTAAAGATCCCGTATCATTTCCGATAATTCAAAAGCTTATTATACCGAGACAATATTGGGGAAAGCTGGGAGAGATAAGCTTTAACTTAACCTCGAATGCCGTTTCCCTGACGTTGTTTAATTCCAATTATGCATCGGTATATCTTGCAATGCTTATTCCTTTTTTACTTTCGATTGTGATGCCAATAAATAATGATAGTAAAAATACGATTAAGAACAATCCTTTGCATAGAAAGCAATATATCATTCTATTGATTGTTATGTCATTAATGATCCTGCTGTTTAAGACCTATTCAAGAGCTGGCCTGGTCGCCATGTTGACCTCAGTGAGTGTCTTATTAATATTTTATCACAGACAATGGAAGAGCTATTGGAAATCAATCTGTATCGTGAGTGCTAGTGTAGCAATACTTTTTGTTGGTATTGATGCAATATATGAGTTTCGATATATTCATAAAATTACCGGAACATTTCGTTCCTTTACCAATACTCAAAATCAGAATTCATTAGAGGAGATTATAACGGAGAAAGATCAGATTCTAATACGATATCAAGGGGAGGAAATCATAGTATCATATGAAAATGAAGATGATTCGGAAGCCCCGTTTTTGACATTTTGGGATAAGGAAGGTAAGAACATTTCCGAACATTACGATTCTGCTAACAGGACAATACAATATACACCTTTTGAAAAACTACAGTTCTACATAGAAAAGGAGGAAACGTTACATTCCAATATACTTTATTGTGTGATTGATGGTATTACATGGAGATTCATGTACAGTGATTTAGACGGGTATGTATATATAAACGACTTTGGAAAAGCGGATAAGCTAACCAGGGTTAATCGCTTCGGCTTTCGTAATACAGAGCATATCGGTTCCGGACGTGGTTATATCTGGAGTCGATCCATTCCGTTATTGAAGGAAACCATACTATTAGGAAAAGGACCGGATACCTATCCCATCGTCTTCCCTCAATCAGATTATGTTGGGAAGGCAAATAATTGTAAAACACCGTACACATTAATTGAAAAACCTCATAATATGTATCTGATGACTGGGATACATACCGGGATCCTGTCATTAATTGCTGTTATCACTTTTTATATGCTTTATTTAGTGCAATCGATTAGAATTTATAGAAAATGCAAGCTCAATACATTGACAGAAAGAATAGGAATAGGATGTCTAATGAGTACGCTAAGCTTTATGATTAATGGTATTTTCAATGATTCCTCAATACAAACAACCCCTCTATTTATCATATTTCTGGGGCTTGGCATGGATATTAATCATAAATTACGAGTTAATAAGTAAATCATACTGGAAAATGTTTATATCGCACATTAATTTCTATTGAGAATGGTACATATTGACACATATTATTCGCAAGTTTATAATATGGATATTAATTCATCGTATATTGGTATCGTCTTTATCCATATAATGATGTTACGAGTATGCGAGTGTGAGATTATGTGCTGATAAGCCATCACATCATCCTAAAAAATGAGAAATGAGGAGATTATATGACTAATGTAATGAAGAAAATTGCTTCCTTCTTAATGATCATGGTAACTGTTCTGTCGATTGTTTTTGCTGATTTAGTAGTGGGCAATGCTGCTATCGCTAAGGCAGCTGTCACAACGGATGCATATCTTAAAACGATTAATGCAAAAGTGGGTATTCAAAGTAAAACAGCGAAAATAGAAATTGAAAAGAAGAATAAAAATGCTACTTATACGTATTCCACAGCCAACGATAAAATTGCCACAGTTGATGAAAAGGGTGCCGTTACAGGAGTTAGTAAAGGAAAGACTACTATTACGGTATATGAGTATTATATTGGTGTGACAAAGGAGCTTGGTAAGGTATCCGTAGAAGTTGTTGGTCCAAAGCTTGCTAAAAAAGAGATTACGGTAGGAATTAATTGTAAAGAGGATACAGCAATTGATTATAAGAACAACAAAGCAAAGTATACATATAAGTCTGCTGATACCTCCATTGCTACGGTTGATAAGAATGGTAAGGTTACCGGATTAAAAGTTGGAAATACAAAAATAACAGTTACAGAATCATATAAAAATAAAACAACAAACCTTGGTACCTATACTGTAAATGTTGTGAACTCTAAAATTAATAAGAAAGATGTGAATGTTGCAGTACGTGGCAATATCAATGTGGATCAGGTTATCAAGTATTATAACCCGAAAGCTTCGTATAAGTTAACCACTTCGAATAAATCCATTGCTGAAGTAGATAAGAATGGTAATATTAAAGGTGTTAAGGTGGGTGAAACAACAATTAATATTGTTGAGACCTATAAAAAGACAACCCGAAAGCTTGGTAAAGTCACGGTACATGTAAAAAATGCTGCAATTGATCCGAAATTTGATCATGCTGAAATTGGTGTTAATTTACCCAATGTTTTAACAGAAGTTATACCAATTCAATATTTAAACAAAGATGCTGTTTACACCTGTACTACCGATAATGACAGTATTATTAAATGTGACTACATGCCTGATTTGAATGGTATTCTGAGATTTATGATAAAAGGAACCGCTATCGGTCGTGCTACAATAACCATATATGAAGAATATGATGGAAAGAAAACAGAAGTTGGTAAAGTATTGGTATATGTAAATATGTATCCGATTACAGAACTATCATTTAAGCTTGATAAATTTGATGATGCAGAAAGATTGCAGAAAATTTATTATCTTGCGACGGATAAATCAGATTATATATGGGATTATTTGATTATAGCTCCTGAAAAGAATACAACACCGTTTGTGTTTGACTCAAATAATAAAGAGGTTGTCACTATTGATGAAAAAGGTAGAATTGAACCAAAGGGAACTGGTACTGCACAAATTATCGTAACATGCGGAAGCTTCCGTTTAATAATGAACGTAATCGTTAAATAAGTGATAATAAGCTAATATCAGTAAGATGATAAAAACTTAAATCTAACAATCATTATATAAGCAATAAGGGAGAGTGTACATTAAGCACTCTCCTTTATCATTAATAACAGGAATAACAAACATATTATGAGAACCGGAAGAACATCCCGCTTATTTATGCTATGATTACAGGAATGACAAATTTTTCACACTATGATAAAATATAACAAGAGAATTATGTAAAAGTAGATTAGCAGCTGAGACTATTTTACAGGGGCTTATTACTTGGCAGCAAAGCAAAACTAGAAAAGTAATAAATATAAAGGAGAATAATCATGCCTATGAATTCAAATTCATTAGATATATTTGATATAATTACCAGAAGCTGGTTTGTCCGCGCTCTTGGAAAGCCAACTGCAGTTCAGGAAGAGGCATGGCCTGCAATTGCTGCAGGTTCTCATACCCTGGTATCAGCACCAACCGGA
The nucleotide sequence above comes from Variimorphobacter saccharofermentans. Encoded proteins:
- a CDS encoding Ig-like domain-containing protein, giving the protein MSKTMKRIAVLLITTLIAPAIVSFIPSVKSLTVAEVKAAEAKSKLIKTSATIGIQSSPEYISIENYNENAKYTFSSADKKIATVNEYGMVRGIAKGKTKIKVTETLGGEKKEIGTLSVNVVNAKIDPKEVEIGLNGYGYVPIAYINYEAKYSLKSADSKIVAINEYGTLEGKKLGKTTVSVTETYKGKTRKLGSCTIKVINSRLATKQTEIPVAGTTYCDLLVDCINSKATYTCKSSDKSIVSVDEYGNIFGLKEGTADVTISETYNKKTRKLGTVKVKVVGSSIEAEYSNIELGVNSSTSLTDIVYIKNYIWEAYYSCESEDESIVKVEEVESDWGSKYTNLIGKALGSTKLTIYENYNGTKRKVGTVTVTVKDFPVTGLELYTYDFLEVDGKYTRKYYLGEDYKSDSLRYYINLSPYNATTPVTYETSDETIVKVDETGVVTPVKEGKATITITCGSYSVSFVAEITTYSDTLDEADW
- a CDS encoding O-antigen ligase family protein translates to MRQKKQKKEFNDLLIPIIIILAVLPFVTRLIIYQSGLSQYTWFSDNDAITDFFSYYKSYVFILISILCTIVSAIYILLHKKDGKEYKPFVLIGIYILLAILSTIFSVDRKLSILGGISHFENVFVIIGYAAMLFYTYCINKSEQDYRIILKAIITSSVLLCIIGFMQMFGKDPVSFPIIQKLIIPRQYWGKLGEISFNLTSNAVSLTLFNSNYASVYLAMLIPFLLSIVMPINNDSKNTIKNNPLHRKQYIILLIVMSLMILLFKTYSRAGLVAMLTSVSVLLIFYHRQWKSYWKSICIVSASVAILFVGIDAIYEFRYIHKITGTFRSFTNTQNQNSLEEIITEKDQILIRYQGEEIIVSYENEDDSEAPFLTFWDKEGKNISEHYDSANRTIQYTPFEKLQFYIEKEETLHSNILYCVIDGITWRFMYSDLDGYVYINDFGKADKLTRVNRFGFRNTEHIGSGRGYIWSRSIPLLKETILLGKGPDTYPIVFPQSDYVGKANNCKTPYTLIEKPHNMYLMTGIHTGILSLIAVITFYMLYLVQSIRIYRKCKLNTLTERIGIGCLMSTLSFMINGIFNDSSIQTTPLFIIFLGLGMDINHKLRVNK
- a CDS encoding Ig-like domain-containing protein, whose translation is MTNVMKKIASFLMIMVTVLSIVFADLVVGNAAIAKAAVTTDAYLKTINAKVGIQSKTAKIEIEKKNKNATYTYSTANDKIATVDEKGAVTGVSKGKTTITVYEYYIGVTKELGKVSVEVVGPKLAKKEITVGINCKEDTAIDYKNNKAKYTYKSADTSIATVDKNGKVTGLKVGNTKITVTESYKNKTTNLGTYTVNVVNSKINKKDVNVAVRGNINVDQVIKYYNPKASYKLTTSNKSIAEVDKNGNIKGVKVGETTINIVETYKKTTRKLGKVTVHVKNAAIDPKFDHAEIGVNLPNVLTEVIPIQYLNKDAVYTCTTDNDSIIKCDYMPDLNGILRFMIKGTAIGRATITIYEEYDGKKTEVGKVLVYVNMYPITELSFKLDKFDDAERLQKIYYLATDKSDYIWDYLIIAPEKNTTPFVFDSNNKEVVTIDEKGRIEPKGTGTAQIIVTCGSFRLIMNVIVK